A part of Methanocalculus alkaliphilus genomic DNA contains:
- a CDS encoding transporter substrate-binding domain-containing protein, with product MNAKVCAALVAAVLVFLFAAGCMGEAEPSPDARPHYIVGIDGDYPPFSYIEADGSAAGFDVESIKWIGEEMGFDVTIQPMAWDGIVTSLVTKRIDMVYSGMTITPERKERVAFSEPYWVIYQAIGAREGATFTTDDVLAGEIVMGAQRGSTAATYIQTNLVDTGLLAAGDFKLYASFPLAVTDLKNNRVDAVMFDEPVIDTFVEEQGIIKIGIIDEREEYGVAVRKEDTELLEMINEGISRLQADPKWDELKVKYGLD from the coding sequence ATGAACGCTAAGGTGTGCGCTGCCCTCGTGGCAGCGGTTCTGGTATTCCTGTTTGCAGCAGGGTGTATGGGAGAGGCTGAGCCGTCCCCGGATGCACGACCACACTATATTGTGGGTATTGATGGTGATTATCCTCCATTCAGCTATATCGAGGCAGATGGCTCGGCAGCCGGATTTGATGTGGAATCCATCAAATGGATTGGTGAAGAGATGGGTTTTGATGTCACCATTCAGCCGATGGCATGGGATGGCATTGTTACAAGCCTCGTCACAAAGAGGATCGACATGGTCTATTCAGGGATGACGATCACCCCTGAGAGGAAGGAGCGTGTAGCCTTCAGTGAGCCGTACTGGGTCATTTACCAGGCAATTGGTGCCCGTGAAGGTGCAACATTCACCACAGACGATGTCCTTGCCGGTGAGATTGTTATGGGTGCACAGCGTGGATCGACTGCCGCCACATACATCCAGACGAACCTTGTTGATACCGGACTCCTCGCTGCCGGTGACTTCAAACTCTATGCAAGTTTCCCTCTTGCAGTTACCGATCTGAAGAATAACCGTGTGGATGCGGTGATGTTTGATGAGCCTGTTATTGATACCTTTGTTGAAGAACAGGGGATCATAAAGATTGGGATCATCGATGAGAGAGAGGAGTATGGTGTTGCGGTCCGAAAGGAGGACACCGAGCTTCTTGAGATGATTAATGAAGGTATCTCCCGTCTTCAGGCAGATCCGAAATGGGATGAGCTGAAGGTGAAGTACGGTCTTGACTGA
- a CDS encoding response regulator has product MTKTVMVVDDDIPNLTVMGLLLKKIGYSAITIHNGWDALAAIKEKKPDLILLDLMMTPIDGWQFLDELRKEGLSRLPVMLFTAKYIRDEEIAPYKKDIIQILQKPVSLRELEVALHDFFQSRSDT; this is encoded by the coding sequence ATGACAAAGACGGTGATGGTGGTTGATGATGATATCCCAAACCTTACGGTTATGGGTCTCCTTTTAAAAAAGATCGGATATAGTGCAATAACTATACATAATGGCTGGGATGCGCTCGCTGCCATTAAGGAGAAGAAGCCCGATCTCATCCTTCTCGATCTGATGATGACGCCAATTGACGGGTGGCAGTTCCTCGATGAGTTACGGAAAGAAGGGTTATCCAGGCTTCCTGTCATGCTCTTCACTGCAAAATATATTCGTGATGAGGAGATAGCCCCCTATAAGAAAGATATTATCCAGATCCTCCAGAAACCTGTTTCACTTCGGGAGCTTGAAGTGGCACTCCATGACTTCTTTCAGAGTAGATCTGATACCTGA